In the genome of Drosophila pseudoobscura strain MV-25-SWS-2005 chromosome 3, UCI_Dpse_MV25, whole genome shotgun sequence, one region contains:
- the Nadk1a gene encoding NAD kinase isoform X9 has translation MSAPLTPAAAGDSPKQTLPCPCPIADAVDGEGEVHLLHAADPALATLEAASSAPGLGGGHMTSSWWWRTRSLNAPSPFQQFGPCGRIMKNSAMVMQIQDPASQRLTWYKPPLTVLVIKKVSDASVLAPFVQLVDWLLQEKNMVVWVESAVLEDAHLNEDVKFKAIREKLVTFKDGRDDLTDRIDFIVCLGGDGTLLYASQLFQQSVPPVMAFHLGSLGFLTPFRFDNFEEQLTSVLEGHAALTLRSRLRCVMHRKGDKRQEAKVEANADARPAANSILVLNEVVIDRGPSPYLSNIDLFLDGKYITSVQGDGLIVSTPTGSTAYAAAAGASMIHPSVPAIMVTPICPHSLSFRPIVVPAGVELKVSVSPESRNTSWVSFDGRNRQELFHGDSLRVTTSIYPVPCICAQDQISDWFASLADGLHWNVRKRQKCLDELSDLTASGSEDTLDEMENMKLYDI, from the exons ATGTCCGCCCCACTGACGCCAGCAGCGGCGGGGGACAGTCCAAAGCAGACActgccatgcccatgccccattGCAGACGCTGTGGATGGAGAGGGCGAGGTTCATCTGTTGCATGCCGCAGACCCAGCCCTAGCAACTTTGGAGGCGGCTTCTTCGGCGCCCGGCCTGGGTGGGGGGCATATGACCAGCAGCTGGTGGTG GCGAACGCGCAGCTTGAATGCCCCGTCGCCATTCCAGCAGTTCGGACCATGCGGACGCATTATGAAAAACTCCGCCATGGTGATGCAGATTCAGGATCCGGCCAGCCAGCGCCTGACCTGGTACAAACCGCCGCTCACAGTCCTAGTGATCAAGAAGGTCAGCGATGCCTCGGTGCTGGCGCCGTTTGTCCAGCTGGTGGACTGGCTGTTGCAGGAAAAGAACATGGTGGTGTGGGTGGAGTCGGCGGTGCTGGAGGATGCCCACCTCAATGAGGATGTCAAGTTCAAGGCCATCAGGGAAAAGTTGGTCACTTTCAA GGATGGGCGCGATGATCTAACCGATCGCATCGACTTTATTGTCTGCCTTGGAGGGGACGGCACATTGCTGTACGCCTCCCAGCTGTTCCAGCAATCAGTGCCGCCTGTGATGGCATTCCACTTGGGCTCACTGGGCTTTCTCACACCCTTTCGATTCGACAATTTCGAAGAGCAGCTCACCAGCGTCTTGGAGGGTCATGCTGCGCTCACGCTGCGCAGCCGCCTTCGCTGTGTGATGCATCGCAAGGGTGACAAACGGCAGGAGGCCAAAGTGGAGGCCAACGCAGATGCAAGACCTGCTGCCAACAGCATCCTCGTGCTAAACGAGGTGGTCATTGATCGCGGACCGTCGCCGTATCTCAGCAATATTGATTTGTTCCTCGATGGCAAGTACATCACCTCCGTGCAGGGCGATGGCCTGATTGTTTCAACTCCGACTGGGAGCACAGCGTATGCGGCAGCAGCTGGTGCCTCCATGATCCATCCCTCTGTGCCAGCCATTATGGTAACTCCCATTTGCCCGCACTCTCTGAGCTTCAGGCCTATTGTGGTGCCTGCGGGAGTGGAACTGAAG GTCTCCGTTTCGCCTGAAAGTCGCAATACTTCGTGGGTCTCATTCGATGGACGCAACCGTCAGGAGCTGTTCCATGGCGACAGCCTGCGTGTGACCACCTCCATTTATCCTGTTCCCTGTATATGTGCCCAGGATCAGATATCCGATTGGTTTGCATCCCTCGCCGATGGCCTCCATTGGAATGTGCGCAAGCGCCAGAAGTGCCTCGACGAGCTGTCGGATCTGACGGCATCCGGCTCCGAGGACACGCTGGACGAGatggaaaatatgaaattgtatgatatttag
- the Nadk1a gene encoding NAD kinase isoform X10: protein MFPMKADQSMTSGSLFPQHSSLSIEEFNNLGWEQDNDCNNNCIRGDPREKVLRAHRIFRRTRSLNAPSPFQQFGPCGRIMKNSAMVMQIQDPASQRLTWYKPPLTVLVIKKVSDASVLAPFVQLVDWLLQEKNMVVWVESAVLEDAHLNEDVKFKAIREKLVTFKDGRDDLTDRIDFIVCLGGDGTLLYASQLFQQSVPPVMAFHLGSLGFLTPFRFDNFEEQLTSVLEGHAALTLRSRLRCVMHRKGDKRQEAKVEANADARPAANSILVLNEVVIDRGPSPYLSNIDLFLDGKYITSVQGDGLIVSTPTGSTAYAAAAGASMIHPSVPAIMVTPICPHSLSFRPIVVPAGVELKVSVSPESRNTSWVSFDGRNRQELFHGDSLRVTTSIYPVPCICAQDQISDWFASLADGLHWNVRKRQKCLDELSDLTASGSEDTLDEMENMKLYDI from the exons ATGTTTCCAATGAAAGCGGATCAGTCGATGACTTCAGGGTCATTGTTTCCCCAGCATAGCTCTCTGAGCATTGAGGAGTTTAATAACTTGGGCTGGGAGCAAGACAACgattgcaacaacaactgcattCGGGGAGATCCAAGGGAAAAGGTGCTCAGAGCACATCGCATTTTTAG GCGAACGCGCAGCTTGAATGCCCCGTCGCCATTCCAGCAGTTCGGACCATGCGGACGCATTATGAAAAACTCCGCCATGGTGATGCAGATTCAGGATCCGGCCAGCCAGCGCCTGACCTGGTACAAACCGCCGCTCACAGTCCTAGTGATCAAGAAGGTCAGCGATGCCTCGGTGCTGGCGCCGTTTGTCCAGCTGGTGGACTGGCTGTTGCAGGAAAAGAACATGGTGGTGTGGGTGGAGTCGGCGGTGCTGGAGGATGCCCACCTCAATGAGGATGTCAAGTTCAAGGCCATCAGGGAAAAGTTGGTCACTTTCAA GGATGGGCGCGATGATCTAACCGATCGCATCGACTTTATTGTCTGCCTTGGAGGGGACGGCACATTGCTGTACGCCTCCCAGCTGTTCCAGCAATCAGTGCCGCCTGTGATGGCATTCCACTTGGGCTCACTGGGCTTTCTCACACCCTTTCGATTCGACAATTTCGAAGAGCAGCTCACCAGCGTCTTGGAGGGTCATGCTGCGCTCACGCTGCGCAGCCGCCTTCGCTGTGTGATGCATCGCAAGGGTGACAAACGGCAGGAGGCCAAAGTGGAGGCCAACGCAGATGCAAGACCTGCTGCCAACAGCATCCTCGTGCTAAACGAGGTGGTCATTGATCGCGGACCGTCGCCGTATCTCAGCAATATTGATTTGTTCCTCGATGGCAAGTACATCACCTCCGTGCAGGGCGATGGCCTGATTGTTTCAACTCCGACTGGGAGCACAGCGTATGCGGCAGCAGCTGGTGCCTCCATGATCCATCCCTCTGTGCCAGCCATTATGGTAACTCCCATTTGCCCGCACTCTCTGAGCTTCAGGCCTATTGTGGTGCCTGCGGGAGTGGAACTGAAG GTCTCCGTTTCGCCTGAAAGTCGCAATACTTCGTGGGTCTCATTCGATGGACGCAACCGTCAGGAGCTGTTCCATGGCGACAGCCTGCGTGTGACCACCTCCATTTATCCTGTTCCCTGTATATGTGCCCAGGATCAGATATCCGATTGGTTTGCATCCCTCGCCGATGGCCTCCATTGGAATGTGCGCAAGCGCCAGAAGTGCCTCGACGAGCTGTCGGATCTGACGGCATCCGGCTCCGAGGACACGCTGGACGAGatggaaaatatgaaattgtatgatatttag
- the Roe1 gene encoding grpE protein homolog, mitochondrial, with the protein MASKAGLSLQVFGRSLSQLKAVVSAHNSSFLRQATTALANGRPYSTEKQPEEAAASAAGAEQKAVSPEVDRLTKELADSKEQKSELMDKYKRALAESENMRTRLNKQISDAKIFGIQSFCKDLLEVADTLGHATQAVPKDKLSDNADLKSLYEGLTMTRASLLQVFKRHGLEAVDPLNQKFDPNLHEALFQKEDKTVEANTVVEVTKLGYKLHERCIRPALVGVSKC; encoded by the exons ATGGCATCGAAAGCCGGATTATCCTTGCAAGTTTTTGGCCGCAGCTTGAGCCAGCTCAAAGCCGTAGTCAGTGCACACAATTCAAG TTTCTTGCGTCAGGCCACCACAGCCCTGGCAAATGGACGCCCCTACAGCACTGAGAAGCAGCCGGAGGAAGCCGCTGCATCTGCCGCTGGAGCGGAACAAAAAGCCGTCTCCCCGGAGGTTGATCGTCTCACGAAAGAGCTGGCCGACTCCAAGGAGCAGAAATCGGAACTGATGGACAAGTATAAGCGCGCCCTGGCAGAGAGCGAGAACATGCGTACGCGTCTGAACAAACAGATCAGTGATGCGAAGATTTTCGGCATCCAGAGCTTCTGCAAGGATCTGCTGGAGGTCGCCGACACACTCGGCCACGCTACACAGGCAGTGCCTAAGGACAAG CTGAGTGACAATGCTGATCTGAAGAGCCTGTACGAGGGTCTCACCATGACTCGCGCCTCATTGCTGCAGGTGTTCAAGCGTCACGGTCTGGAAGCTGTGGACCCACTCAACCAGAAGTTCGATCCCAATCTGCATGAGGCTCTGTTCCAGAAGGAGGACAAAACCGTTGAGGCCAACACCGTGGTGGAGGTTACCAAATTGGGCTACAAGCTACACGAGCGATGCATACGCCCTGCCCTAGTGGGTGTATCGAAGTGTTGA
- the link gene encoding uncharacterized protein link, whose translation MFGLLVRFLWPLALLQCINARVTLMPKFYGQDSAVIVDAERKVPSKLDSKLQNALYYNFPVYKLIKPGVQTTTTTTAAPVPTNSEYPSDLLEIAQTKLGLKVLPSISELGQLIGTRSNSETIEYVRSLTSNEQGIALMKDYLETLDYELSEDVPDSVDDGDDASDDDNTMDNADVEADFDERPRLETTSRSTITTKKPEMQGSLLQRFGDFMKQYSLWSETTTTAAPATRKPMPSAVSFKPVFVAPPGAAHMRPLLVRQPLPYHYPIPLRPVMIPAKPTQVPSTTAAPRPNKVPHLNTPKHIDVEMQSPPVATHVRQLAEMANISPQVLDGFLKQQPKLAELAKRVSTLSLSQDQTRAMDSQIFMAVKRALSQNEELKRLLESAQTLK comes from the coding sequence ATGTTTGGTCTGCTGGTGCGTTTCCTCtggcctctggctctgctccaATGCATCAATGCCCGAGTGACCCTGATGCCAAAGTTCTACGGCCAGGATAGTGCAGTCATAGTCGATGCGGAACGAAAGGTGCCTTCGAAACTAGACTCAAAGCTGCAGAATGCTTTGTACTACAATTTCCCCGTCTACAAGCTGATAAAGCCAGGCGTACAAACTACCACAACTACAACGGCTGCCCCTGTCCCAACTAACTCTGAGTACCCAAGTGATTTGCTCGAGATTGCCCAAACGAAGCTGGGCCTGAAGGTGCTGCCGAGCATAAGCGAGCTTGGACAGTTAATTGGGACCCGCAGCAATAGTGAAACTATCGAGTACGTCCGTTCGCTGACCTCCAATGAACAGGGTATAGCCTTGATGAAAGATTATCTGGAGACGCTGGACTATGAGCTGTCCGAAGATGTGCCGGATAGCGTCGACGATGGTGACGACGCTAGCGATGATGACAATACCATGGACAATGCAGATGTCGAAGCGGACTTTGACGAGCGCCCACGACTGGAGACGACGAGTAGGTCCACCATAACCACCAAAAAACCCGAGATGCAGGGAAGCCTTCTTCAACGTTTCGGCGACTTTATGAAGCAGTACAGCTTATGGTCGGAGACCACCACGACTGCAGCTCCAGCCACGAGGAAGCCCATGCCTTCGGCCGTCTCGTTCAAGCCCGTGTTTGTGGCGCCACCAGGCGCGGCCCACATGCGTCCTCTTCTAGTGCGCCAGCCTCTACCCTATCACTATCCCATTCCACTGCGTCCTGTGATGATCCCAGCGAAGCCAACTCAAGTGCCCAGCACGACGGCGGCACCCAGGCCAAATAAGGTACCCCACTTGAACACGCCCAAGCACATAGATGTTGAGATGCAATCTCCTCCTGTGGCCACACATGTGCGCCAGTTAGCTGAAATGGCGAACATCTCCCCCCAGGTACTAGATGGCTTCCTGAAGCAACAGCCCAAACTGGCGGAGCTGGCCAAGCGGGTGAGCACCCTGTCCCTCAGTCAGGACCAGACGCGAGCAATGGACTCCCAGATCTTCATGGCCGTCAAGAGGGCCCTGTCCCAAAATGAGGAACTGAAACGCCTGCTAGAATCGGCCCAGACATTAAAATAG